The window CCTGTCGGCTCGACCGGTGCCGCCCGCCATGTTCGGGTTCTTCCTCGCGGTGACCCCCGAGGACTTGACGGACACGCTGGCGTTCACCTGGGGGAGGACGCTCAACGTCGGAATCGACGTGCGCTGGTACGGCCTCCCGGTCACTGAGGAGGATCAGGTCACGGGGCAGGCCTCGGTTCTCGATGCCTGGGAGCGACCTGGGTCTCGGGGCGGGTACCGGCAGTTCCTCCGCCTGCGCGCCCGTTTCACCCGCGATGATGCACCGGTCTGCGATTGGGAGGTGCTCTTCACGGAGTCTCGTCACGAGGCCACAGTCGGTGAGGTCGATGACCATGATCCGCGCCCGGCGGCCGCCGAGCCGGCTGCTGAGTCTGCTTCGGCCATCGAGGACCTCCCGTCGGCCGTGAGTCCGACGGTGGACCGGATGATGCTCGCACGGTTGTCGGTGGCGCTGGACAACCCAGACCCGCTCCACCTCGATGATGACGTGGCTCGTGCAGCCGGGTTCGATGCGGTTGTCGGTCAGGGATCGGCTGTCGTGGGCATGTTGCATGAACCCTGGCGGCGGGCGAAGGGGCTCGCGGCCCCAGTCGTGCTTCGGAGCCAGCAGGTCCGCCCCTATGGCATCGGCGACCGGCTGGTTGCCGACGGCCAGATGGTGGCCGCTGACGCAGGCCGGGCCCAGGTGCGCGATCAGGACGGGGAACTGATCGGCCGGGCGACACTGCAGGAGTTCGACGGATGACGGCGCCGTCGGACCGTGTGGCCCTGGTGACGGGTTCCGCACGCGGCATCGGCGTCGGCATCGTCGACCGGCTCCTCCGCGACGGGTTCAGGGTGGCAGTCGTCGACCTCGACGCAGACGCGGTCGACGAACGAGTTGCCGTCTGGCAGGGGCGAGGTCACACGGTCGTCGGCGTGGCCGCCGATGTGAGTGACCGCGATGCAGTACGAGCGGCTGTGTCCGCAGTCACGGAGGCCCTGGGGCCGGTTGACGTGGTGGTCAACAACGCCGGAGTGTGGACGTTCCAGCCTTTCGCCTCCTCCGAGCCAGCACAGTGGATGCGGGACATCAACGTGAACCTCGTCGGCACCCTGACCGTGACCAGGGAGGTCCTTCCCGGCATGCTCGCGCGGGGTCATGGCCGGGTGATCAACATCGTCTCGGACTCCGGCCGTGTGGGCGAACTCAACGTGGCCGCCTACGCGGCTGCCAAGGCCGGTGTCATGGGGTTCGCGCGTGCCCTCGCCAAGGAGGTCGGCCGAGACGGCGTCACGGTCAACAACGTGTCCCTGTCCACCACGCTAACCCCTGGTGCCCATGACACCTATGACGAGGCGCAACTCGCCAAGATGACCCGCAGGTACCCAGTGGGCCGCCTCGGCAGGCCAGCAGATGCAGCAGGTGCTGTCGCGTACTTCGCGTCAGGGGACGCCGAGTGGGTCACTGGCCAGACCCTGTCGGTCAATGGTGGCTACGCGATGCTCTGAGGGGTGACACGCTCACCGCGTCGGGGGCTGGTGCAATCCGATGAGATCGAGGAACACGGCGGCGATCTGGCCCGCCTGGAGCGGGCCGCTGGGCCGGAACCATCGGTGTGCCCAGCTGATCATCCCGACTATCCCCTGCGCAAGGACCCACGGAGGAGCGTTGGCAGGTAGGTCTCCGGAGGCCTGGAGCTCCTGGACGACCTCGCTGATGTGGCTCACGAATAGGCGTTCATCCTCTGCGATCTGATGTCGCAGCTCCTGCGACAGCTGGTGAAGCTCCTTGTAGTACACGGTGTAGGGGACCTGGCTCTCGACCACGGCCTCGGTGAACCGGGTCACTATCTCGGTGAGGTGGGCCCGTGGGTCGTCGCGGCTGCCCGAGTCCTCCAGGACCCCACGCATGGTCTGGTCGATACCCAAGGCGATCTCGTGAAGGAGGTCCTCCTTGGAACCCACGTAATGATAAATGGCTGGTTGCGACAGTCCGACTCGCGCAGCGATGTCCTTGGTCGTCCCCGCGACGAAACCGCGTTCGGCGAAGACCTCGGCTGCCGCGGCAAGGATACGGCGTCGCTTGTCATCGAAGTCGCCGCCGGGTGGGGCGGTGGGCTGGCTCGGGATCGTCAATTCACCATCTGCTTTCCTCATGACTGTTCGTTCGTCGGATCGCCCTGGGCGGCCTAGGTGTGCCCGGAGGAGAGTCCGCCGTCTACGTAGATCGTCTGACCCGAGACATACGCAGCTGCCGCGCTGCACAGGAAGTCAACCACACCGGCAACGTCCGAGGGGGTTCCCGCTCTCCGGGCCGGTACCCCGTTGATGAAGCGCTCGTAGGCTCCAGGAGCGCGGCGCCTGAACTCCGCGGTGCCTGGGGTGTCGATGACTCCGGGGCAGATCACGTTGGCCGTGATCCCTGCAGGCC of the Euzebya rosea genome contains:
- a CDS encoding MaoC family dehydratase; this translates as MSFVLGERLSPPNYARSLGLEDAELLNLHAARLAGLSARPVPPAMFGFFLAVTPEDLTDTLAFTWGRTLNVGIDVRWYGLPVTEEDQVTGQASVLDAWERPGSRGGYRQFLRLRARFTRDDAPVCDWEVLFTESRHEATVGEVDDHDPRPAAAEPAAESASAIEDLPSAVSPTVDRMMLARLSVALDNPDPLHLDDDVARAAGFDAVVGQGSAVVGMLHEPWRRAKGLAAPVVLRSQQVRPYGIGDRLVADGQMVAADAGRAQVRDQDGELIGRATLQEFDG
- a CDS encoding TetR/AcrR family transcriptional regulator codes for the protein MRKADGELTIPSQPTAPPGGDFDDKRRRILAAAAEVFAERGFVAGTTKDIAARVGLSQPAIYHYVGSKEDLLHEIALGIDQTMRGVLEDSGSRDDPRAHLTEIVTRFTEAVVESQVPYTVYYKELHQLSQELRHQIAEDERLFVSHISEVVQELQASGDLPANAPPWVLAQGIVGMISWAHRWFRPSGPLQAGQIAAVFLDLIGLHQPPTR
- a CDS encoding SDR family NAD(P)-dependent oxidoreductase — encoded protein: MTAPSDRVALVTGSARGIGVGIVDRLLRDGFRVAVVDLDADAVDERVAVWQGRGHTVVGVAADVSDRDAVRAAVSAVTEALGPVDVVVNNAGVWTFQPFASSEPAQWMRDINVNLVGTLTVTREVLPGMLARGHGRVINIVSDSGRVGELNVAAYAAAKAGVMGFARALAKEVGRDGVTVNNVSLSTTLTPGAHDTYDEAQLAKMTRRYPVGRLGRPADAAGAVAYFASGDAEWVTGQTLSVNGGYAML